ATGGCAAAATGACGTTAGCCGATGCACCTCAGGTCGATGTCAGGGATACAGTTGGCGCAGGTGATGCATTCACTGCCCTCGTCGCTCTTGCATTGTGCAATGGAAAGTCAGCCGATAGTTTCCTTTCGCAAGCATGCCATCTGGGAGCCATTGTTGCGAGCCATGACGGTGCCGTCCCATATTATGATCCCGGACTGTTTGCTTGAACTCAGAACTTATTTATAGCGCCGTATTTTTAAGAAGATGTCTATGAAGTCTTAAAAGTCACTTTGCTATAAATCAGCTGTTACTCAAATATCCGTGTAATAATTGGGGACTTTCATCTCATCAGGAACCGGCGTACGCACGTAATCTTCATGATGAACCCTGGAAGGAAGAACAATTTTCTCGTGCTCAATCTGCTTATAAGGGACCTGACTCAGCAAATGGCGAATACAATTCAAGCGGGCTGTCTTTTTGTCGTTTGCCTGAACTACATTCCAACGGGCATACGGAAAGTTGGTCATCTGAAAATTGAGTTCTTTTGCCTTCGTATAGTCTTCCCATCGAATTCGAGACTCCAGATCCATCGGGCTTAACTTCCACTGCTTGAGTGGATCAAGGATACGGGATTGGAAACGCCATTCCTGTTCTTCGTCTTCGATAGAAAACCAATACTTGACCAACTTGATCCCCGAATTGACCAGCAATTGCTCAAAAAGGGGCACGTCATTGAAAAACTGATCAACCTGCTCAGGAGTGGCAAAGCCCATCACGGACTCAACCCCTGCGCGATTATACCAGCTTCTATCAAAGAGAACAATTTCGCCGCCCGCAGGAAGGTGCGGCACATATCTTTGAAAATACCACTGTGTCTTTTCACGATCACTTGGCGCCGGCAAGGCAACCGTTCTGCATATGCGCGGATTCAGCCGCTGCATAAAGCGCTTGATCACCCCACCCTTGCCAGCAGCATCGCGCCCCTCAAATATCACTGCCAGTTTATAGCCTGTCTCCTGAACCCAGTCCTGCATTCTGACGAGTTCAATCTGGAGTCGTCGAAGCTCTTTGAAATAGAAACGGCGAAAGCGCTTATAGTCTTCTGTGTCAAAATCGGTTCTCCCGCCATCGCGCTTGACTTGCTCGTCGAAGAGGTCTTCGAGATCCAACTCCATCTCCTCTTCCAGATCATCCATGATCTCGGAATGGAGCTTCTTGTAGGCTTCATGATTCTTCTCAGAATAGTAGTCCTTGATGGTTTCAGGCTTTTTGTCATCCAGGTTGCCTTGAGAATCAGCTCCATCCGGTTGATCATCTGAAGGAGTCTGAGAATTGGTATTGGCGCACATGATTAAATGTAAATTTCTTTAGTGGATCGGTTATTGAGTCAGAAAAACACTGTTGGAGTCAAGTTTGTCAGAGTTACGATACTGCGATCCCACAGCAGCAGAATATTCCAGCTTGAAAAAAACTCTACCAGCTGCAGAATACATTGTGTTAATAAAATGCCAAAAACGAAATATAAGGGGTTGGGCCAGGTACTACTTGTCCTTCTTCTTTTCAGCCTCTCTTTAGGGCAAAGCCATGCCCAGGATAAACCACTTCTGAAAGGTGCTGACGGAAAGTTCATTTCCGGCGAAATCTTGCGCATATCCGGTAGTGATGCTGAAGTGGCGACACTGGATGGCTCAACAATACGAATCCCTATCGAACACCTCTCAGAGGACAGTCAGAAAGCGGTTTGGGCCTGGGGCCTGGCTAAAGTATTACCAAATCCGCAAATGCTAAAAATTCAGCCCAGGATTTCAAGGAGTGAACATGGCAGTCGTGGTTATGAAATAACGCTCACCAACCAATCGCCCATGGAAATCCCTGCCGGGTTGGAGATTCAGTATGGCATTCGGGTTGATAAAAGAGAAATCACAGTAACCAACACACGCGAACGCGGGGCAAATGGAGATAATCAGTCCAACAAGCAACGCTCTGTCCAAATATTAGCCAGTCAGCATGAAGGCTATTCACTGCACTCAGAAAAAATACCTCAAGGCGGCTCATGGTCCTTCAAAACGCATCTCGCAGCAAATCCCAATGACCATCCAAGAAGCTCACCTCACGCCTCCAACTACTCTCAGCAGACTTTCACCGAAAGTTCGCTTGCCGAAATACAGCTCAAACTATTCTACGCCGGCTCAGAGCTCCGGCACTGGCAACAATATGCCCAGTCTGATTCCTTTCTTGAGGATCCTGAACTGAGTTTTCCAGCGCTTGATAACTTAAGTTCCTATGATCCCCGGCACCCTGATTACGCTGGACGCAGACCGCAAAAAACAGAGCCTTTGCCTCTCCTGGACCTTGCAGAGATGAACAATGCCAGTGAGCCAGATGAAGATGGCGATCCCTTTGCTTCCAGAGCAGTTCCAACCAAGAGTGTTCCTAAAGCACCGATCAACTACAGTGCATTACTGGTGGTCGAAGGAGACGATGGTGTTGGTTCCGGGTTTCTCGCAGAAATCAAGGGACGCTATTTCATTGTAACAAATATCCACGTCATTGCTGGAAACAAGAACGTCCAATTTAAAACTGCTGATGGTGACGAAATTGCTCACCCAAGGAACTTCTTTATCTCCAAAGATCGCGACATTGCGATTTTCCCAATCGAGAAACCGGAAGAATACTACAAGACTTCAGAAAACATAACCGATCTCGCTGATATTGGTGACCTGGTGACGGTATACGGCAACGAAGGCGGAGCATCAGTCGTTACACGCCTTCAAGGTGCCATCAACGGCATTGGCCCAGACCGGATTGAAGTTGATGCAGAATTTATCCCGGGAAACAGCGGGAGTCCGGTTATTCATCGTGAAACTGGCACTGTTATTGGTATTGCCAGTTTCCTGATTGAGTATGATTTGGATGAATCCGGCCGAAGTCGGGAGCGCGATGACAATGATGACCAAGGCAACCCACCATACTCTCGCAATCCGGAAGAAAAACCACCGGAGGCACATCAGAAAACTCGCCGCTTTGCAGAAAGGCTTGATAAAGAAAAGGACTGGGAGCAAACCAACCTGGCTACATTAAGAAGAGAGGCAAAAGAACTCGAAGCTTACACTGAGACGGTACTCGGCGTGATGGATGTTTCTATAGGTATCATGCAGCAAAGCCGTATCATAAGCAGTGGCAAAGCCCGTGAACCAATCCGCTGGCGAATCGAGGAATTTCACCGTATTTACGACAACAGTCGCCAAAGAGGCTCTGAAGGCAATCTTCGTGCCCTGGAAACGCTGAAACGCAACCTGATTTCCGATATGGATAGTGATTATCAGCGTGGCATGAAAAACATCAACAGTGGCTATTTTAAACGTGAAATGAAACGCCATCGCCAGCTAAATGAAGCGATCCGCGATTATCTCGAGGGCGTTTATACCTATTAAGCAGTTTCAGCTAAGCTGTTAAAGACACTTTGCACTTCTCTGCAGATGAGCCAGGAAATGAATGCTGTTCAAATTCCACTATTCTCGAGATTCCAAAACCCTGCCTAAGTGGCAGGCCCGCAGGGACTCGAACCCCAACTAAAGGTACCAAAAACCTCTGTGCTACCATTACACCACGGGCCTATTGAAAGCGAGGAACATAGGAATGAAATCCCACTCGTCAAGAAGACAATTTCACTTATCTTTTCGATAACATGCAAGCAGTGATTGACGTGGCCACCTTCGATCCTCCATAACCACAAATATGGCTGGTGACGCAGATTCTGAAACAAAGGGAAAACCTAAATATAAACGCATCGTTCTGAAAATCAGTGGTGAAGCTTTGAAAGGTGACGTAACTGGTGAAGTCATCGATGGAAGTATCCTTCAGGCTATGGCTGATGAAGTTAAGAAGGTGCACGAGCTTGGCGTGCAAGTCGGCATGGTTGTTGGCGGAGGCAATATATTCCGTGGTCAATTGGGCGAGAAATATCGCGGCATAGACCGCACCACTGGCGACCATATGGGCATGCTCGCTACTGCAATCAATGCGCTGGCTTTGATGGATTGCCTGGAAAAAAATGGTGTTCCCGTTCGAGTCCAAAGCGCTATTCCGATGGACAAAGTGGCTGAACCGTACATTCAACGCCGTGCCATTCGTCATATGGAAAAAGGCCGCGTGGTTATTTTTGCGGCAGGCACAGGTAATCCATATTTCTCGACTGATACAACGGCAGCGCTTCGAGCCAATGAAATCCAGGCAGATGTAATTATGAAGGCCACCAATGTTGACGGTGTCTATGATAAGGACCCGGCAAAGCACAACGATGCGGTTCGATATGACGAATTGACCTTCATGGATGCGTTGAAAAATCGACTTAACGTCATGGACTCGACCGCATTTTCAATGTGCATGGATAACGACATGCCGATTCTCGTCTTCAGCATGGCTGAAAAAAACAGTGTAATTCGAGCAACACTGGGTGAGGAAATCGGGACAATTGTCCACAATTGAGTTTCGTAGCTTTCCCCCAACTTTTTTACTGCCTAAATCCTCAAACCTTAACTAAATTACATCTCATGGAACCCGATCAAGTCGTCAAAAAAGCGCGCGCAGATATGCAAAAAGCGCTCGAACACACCCTTCACGAGCTGAATAGCATTCACACTGGTAAAGCTTCACCCAGCATGGTTGAAAGCATTCCGGTCAATGCTTACGGAAGCAGCATGCAAATGAAGGAAGTCGCTGCGATCACAACTCCTGATGCCCGGACAATCCAAATTGAGCCATGGGATAAAGGTCTACTACAGGAAGTTGAAAAAGGCATCCAGACGGCAAACATCGGAATCAATCCTACCGTTCGTGGCAGCACCATTTTCTGCCCTTTACCTGAACTCAGCGGTGATCGTCGTAAGGACTTGATTAAGATCAGTCACGGCATGGGCGAACAGGGGCGTGTCGGTGTTCGTGCAGCACGTCGCGATGCTATGGATGCGATCAAGCAACTGGTTAAGGACAAGGCAATCTCCGAAGATGACCAGAAGCGATTGGAAAAAGAAGTTCAGTCAGAAACGGATAGTTTTGTCGCTGAAATCGAACAGCATCTAAAAGCCAAGGAAGCTGAGCTTCTCCAAGTTTAGGTTTAGGCCCCGCGCCTGGCCTCTCAGATCTATGCCACCATTACAAGATGCACAGCGGATTGTCATCAAGCTGGGCACCGGTATTCTAACATCCGGCATTGGCCAACTGGATACTGAGCGGATTGATGAAATCGGTCGCCAGGTGGCTTCTCTGAAGGCCGAAGGCAAGCAAGTCATTCTCGTCAGCTCTGGTGCAGTCGGCTTGGGGATGGGGCGTTTGGGTTTATCCGAAAAACCACGTAGGCTCGCTTCATTGCAAAAGTGTGCCGCGATCGGGCAAAGTCGTTTGACCGAAACCTGGCAGAAGGCATTTGATCCGCATGGTATCGTCGTTGCCCAGATTCTACTGACACGGGATGATGTCCAGTCTCGCAAGCGCCATCTCGCTCTGAGAGAGCTGCTCGATGAAATCCTGAGCGATGGCATCATCCCAATCGTTAACGAGAACGACTCTGTCAGTGCTGACGAAATCAAATTCGGCGACAATGATGTCCTGTCCTCGTTAGTTGCGAGTTTGGCTAAAGCAGATATGCTTTGCATACTTTCAACAGCCAATGGTTTGGAGAACCGTTCAGCAGATGGAAGTATCATCCCAATTGTCGACGAGATCACCGATGTCCATATGGCAATGGCTGGTGGAACAGAAAGTGCCACTGGCACTGGTGGAATGACCACAAAGCTCGAAGCTGCAAAAATTGCTACGAAGTCTGGTTGCGGCGTATACATTGGCAACGGCAATATACCCAATGTGATACAAGAGCTATTTTCTGGATCCGCTTCCGGAACCATATTTCTTCCAAAGAAATTACCAATAGCATCGCGTAAACGATGGCTCGCATTTTTTCAAAATCCCAATGGAGACCTCGTCATTGATGACGGGGCAGTCAAGGCATTGTGTGAGCGTGGAAGTAGCCTTCTTGCAAAAGGCATTTTGAATTTAAGTGGAACTTTCAAAGCTGGCGAAACTGTCACCATTTCAGCGCAAAGCGGAACAAAGGTAGCGCGTGGCATTGTGACATTTGACGCCGATGAAATCGAACAACTTCGCGGCAAGCGAACGGACGAAGTTAAGCAGCTTTATCCTGAGAGAAAGCGCGCCGAAATTATCCATCGCGACGCACTTGTTTTGCTTTAGCTATTTACCTGCTTAATAGATTTATCCTCTTTTGCGACGGCGCAGGAAGGCAAGCAAGCCGCAGGAACCAATTAACAAAGCGGCTATTGAAGGCTCTGGGACGATTGAGATATCAAATAATTCAATATCATTTCCTGCAATACGGGCAAAACCAGTTCCTCCAAGAAAGCTGAAAGATCCATCTCCGGCAACATTGGTGAAATCTCCAATTGAGCCAAGAATAGAGCTTGCCTGAACAACAGTGAATACATCACTGATTCCCGGAATGTAGCCGCCAAGCAAAGTCAGCTCGAGTTCACCATCTATCTCGAAACTACCGTTCACCACTAGAAGGTCGTTGGTTGGGCCAGTAGCCAGCTCAAGCGTCAGCACTGAAGTAGAGCTATTATCAACATTGTCGTTGATTGTCAGGGTGCCAATTGAATTGCCGGGAGCAATCGTACCATTATTAATGAAGTCACCACCACTTACAGCAAATGAGCCGGCACCCATAACTGTTCCACCGGATTCGTTGGTGAATGTTCCAGTAATGGCGACACCGAAATCATTGACGGTAACCGTACCGGAATTTGCTAAAGTCGCGATCAGATTGTGAGAATCCTGGGTCGAATTGAAATTGATGGTACCTGTGTTATTTAATGTGCCTGAACTGACGGTCAATTGAGCGGTTTCGCCAACATCAGTGTTGCCATTAAAATTGATGGTTCCAGCATTGGTGAATCCATTTGCTGCGGTGACTGTTGCATTGGCTGTTGTGGCAGTGATATTTATGGTTTGAGCTGCTGCAACATTGCCGGATAAATCATGACCGCCGTTGGTGAAAGTGAAAACACCAGCTCCATCATGTTGTAAATCGAGATCTGCATTGGTCCCCAGGCTGATTGCATTTCCAGTGATAGTGCCACCAGTATACTCAAAAGTGGCACTCGTCATATTGAAAGCACCATTGTTGGCCAGTGTTCCATTGGCCTGCGTAAAGGTCTCACTAGAGTTATCGATAAAAATGGAAGCACCGCTGTTAATCGTAAATGCTGCATTATTGGTAAACTGATTTACCGCACCACCATTTAAAGCAACACCAGCATCGCCGACCGTTACGATTCCGTTGTTGATCAATCCACCAGTAAAAGCGATTGCATCACTGGAAGTATCAAAGGTTAGGGTGCCATTGTTGGTCAAACTGCCTGTAGTTAAAATCAAACTGGAGGTTTCCCCTACATCTGTATTACCATCGAGAATAATTGTTCCGTCATTTGTGAAGCCACTTGCAGAAGTCACCGTGGCTGAGGCGGTTGTCGTCTGAATCAGAAGTTGCTGACCGGCATGAACGTCACCGGTGAAGTCATGCCCTGCCCCGGTGAAAGTAACATCCAATGATCCCGTTCCAGTTCCCGTGATTTCAAGATCTGAGTTAGAACCGAAGTTCAATGTATTACCCGTGACATTACCTCCGCTAAAAACAAAGGTGGCATTTGTGATATCAAAACTGCCATTATTGGCCAGTGTCCCTGCTGCCTGGGTAAAAGTCTCACTCGCATTATCGATGACAATGGAAGCACCGCTGTTAATAGTAAATGCTGAGTTGTTTGTGAACTGATTCGCAGCTCCTCCATTTAAGGCAACACCAGCATCGCTAACCGCTACCGTTCCGTTGTTGATCAATCCACCGGTAAAGGCGATTGCATCACTTGAACTATCAAAGGTTAGCGCTCCGTTGTTGGTCAAACTGCCTGTAGTTAAGATCAAGCTGGAGGTCTCACCAGTATCATTATTACCATCGAGGATGATCGTACCATCATTGATAAAACTACTCGCCGAAGTCACAGTTGCTGAAGCTGTGGTAGACTGAATCAGAAGTTGCTGACCACTATGCAAATCGCCGGTAAAGTCATGACCTGCTCCTGTAAAAGTGACATCAAGTGATCCTGTTCCCGTTCCCGTGATCTCAAGATCAGAGTTGGAGCCAAAGTTTAATGTATTACCTGTGACATTGCCTCCGCTGAAAATAAAGCTAGCATTTGTGATATTGAAACTCCCATCATTAGCCAGTGTTCCAGCTGCCTGGGTGAAAGTCTCACTCGCATTATCGATGACAATGGAAGCACCGCTGTTAATCGTAAATGCTGAGTTGTTTGTGAACTGATTCGCAGCTCCTCCATTTAAGGCAACACCAGCATCGCTAACCGCTACCGTTCCGTTGTTGATCAATCCACCGGTAAAGGCGATTACATCACTTGAAGTATCAAAGGTCAGTGCTCCGTTGTTGGTCAAGCTGCCACTCGTTAATATCAAACTGGAGGTTTCACCTGTATCATTATTACCATCGAGAATAATTGTTCCGTCATTCGTGAAACCACTTGCGGAGGTCACTGTAGCTGAAGCCGTTGTCGACTGAATCAATATTTGCTGTCCGCTATGAACATCACCGGTGAAGTCATGACCCGCACCCGTAAAAGTGACATCGAGTGAACCGGTGCCTGTCCCTGCAATCTCGAGATCAGCATTCGACCCTAAAGCCAGAGTATTGCCTGTGACGTTGCCACCACTGAAAACAAAAGTGGCATTTGTCATATTAAAAGCGCCATCGTTAACCAGTGTTCCACCTGCTTGAGTAAAGGTCTCATTGGAATTATCAATTGTTAATGACCCTGTATTTTCGATAGTGAAAACCGCATTATTGGTGAATTGATTTGCGCTTCCGCCGTTAAAGTCGACTCCGGCATCTCTAATGTTAACAGACCCGTTGTTGATAAGACCACCGGTAAAATCCAATGAATCACTTGAGCTATCGAAATCGAATGTACCATCATTCGTGAGGCTCCCGGTGGTTATGGTCAGGAAAGCAGCCTCGCCGGTGTCGTTATTTCCATCCAAACGAATGGTTCCTGAATTCGTAAAGCCATTTGCCACTGTCAGGCCTGAGCCTGCTGTCGTTGCATTGATCGCCAAAATGGCATCAGCTGAAGAAAGTGTTAGATTATTCAAACTCCGAATGGTGCCGTTAATACTGACAGTATAGGCCACACCACTATTATCAAAATTGATCACGGCGTCATCAGGGGCTCCCGGAGGCCCTCCGCCCGGAGTCCAATGTGCTGCATCCGTAAACAAGCCATTGAGTGTGCCAGAATCCTCCTGCCAAGTAAAAGTAACCGCATAAGAACGAATACTTGAGACAAAGGATGTGATTAGTGCACAGGTTAAGAGCAACGTGCGAAACGTCGTAGCAGTGGAGTTCATCGAGAGTGCAGAATAGAAATCAGCACCCCGGGAGCAAGATTATAGAGCGAACGCAGGATGAATCTTACAATGACTTAACATTCTTTGATGCAATCCCCCCAAGTTACATGAGGTTTAAGCCCTAAAAGAGTATCAATCTATCTTCTGCTCAATACATGATTTGAGCTAAATTTAGAACGATATTTGAAAAGGCAGACGTGCATAGATGCCTCTAGGATCATTGAAAGCTCTTAAGGTATCCAGTTCTGAGCGTAGCCGTGTCAAGGTGCTGCCAAAAACACTTGGCTGAACAGAAACAACTGGTGCTTCACCATCCGGCGCTGCCAGAAATTCACTGATCGCTTCACTCAGGTTACGTTTCTCAGGAACTTGAATTACCATCCAGTCATCGCCTAAATCACTGGCCTTAGCTGCATAGCTAATGGCATCTTCAAGTCCACCCAGCTCATCAACCAGGCCAATCTCGTGAGCCTGCTCTCCAGTCCATACCCTACCCTGTGCAATTTCCTGAACTGCCTCAAGTGTCATCCCACGACCAGTTGCAACTTTCTCGATAAACTCATCATAGATGAAATCGGTGAACTCTTGAATCAGAGCCATCTCTTCAACCGTTTTTTCACGACTGATCGTGTAGAGATCTGCAAACTCCGACGTTTTCACACCATCAAAAGTGACCCCATGTTCGTTAGCCAAATCTTTAAAGTTAAACATCAGTCCCCAAACGCCAATTGAGCCTGTGATTGTTGTAGGCTCAGCGTAGATTTTGTCAGCAGAAGCCGATATCCAATAACCTCCACTTGCTGCAAGAGATCCCATTGAGACGATAACAGGCATACCTGCATTTTGCGCGAGAACTATCTCGCGCTGAATCAGCTCGGCAGCCACGGCACTTCCGCCTGGGCTGTTTACACGAAGAACAATCGCTGCAACATCAGGGTCATCTCGCAAACTACGAAGTTCACGGGCCAGCCGCTCTCCACCAACCTGATCCGGGAAGCCTTCTCCACCAACGATATCGCCTTCGGCATAGACGACAGCGACCTTCGATGCAGAACTAAAAATATCTGTTTTAGAGCGAAACCCTTCAGACTTGATATAAGTGGCAATGCCAATCTGCTCAAACGTGTCATAATCCCAATCGAAGTCTGCTACCGTCTCCAGTTCATCAATGACTTCATCGAAATATCCGACTTCATCAACTAATCCCATTTCAAGGGCTGTTTCCGCACTGAAAAAGCCCCTTGTGTTGGCGAGCTCAAGTAATTCTTCCGGATCGACTGCCCGACTGTCTGCAATATCAAAAACAATCTGTTCCCAGATATCCGTAAGCAGTTCAGCAACCTGTTCACGATTCGCAGGGCTCATCTTTTCTTCCGTAAAGACTTCGACCGCTGACTTATACTTACCTACTCTCGTCGTCTGAACACCGATCCCATACTTGTCGAATGCGTTTCCAAGGAACATCATTTCTGATGCAAGACCATTTAGTCCAAGCACACCAAAAGGGTTCATTGTCAAATTGTCGGCAGTTGACATCAGGTAAAAGTCACGAAGTGACGGATCTGTGGTATATGCATAGACTGCTTTCCCTGATGCTTTGAAACGACCAATCGCATCTCTCACTTCGCGCAGGGCAGCAAGACCGGAACCATAGTTTTCGGGTAAAAGGCTGCCTTGGAGGAAAAGCGCTTCAATGCGATCATCTGTTGCAGCACGATCAATTGCGTCAACCACCTCAAGAAGATACAAGTTTCTTGTGCTGGGCCCCCAGATGGCTTCATCAAAAATATTGCCAACATCATTTACTGGTGGTGAATCGGAAATATTCATCCATAGATCAACGACCAGGACAGCATTATTTGGCACGGAGGCTTTCTCCTGTCCGCCTGCTGCCAATGAGAGGACAACAAGTAAATAGATGCCTCCTCCAAAGAACAGACCAGCCATAATGGACATCGCGGCCAGGTTCCCAAGCAAGCTGCTGAGAAAAATATTTGGTTTTTTGTCTCTCGGCTTTCGGATGGTCATGTTTCTTGCTGTATGGCGTTCGTTATTAGTCATGATCCTAAGAAATACATCATCCAGCTATCTCGCAAGCCTTTCCAAGCCTTTGTTGATGCAGGAAACTATGACATTTACGTTAAGTGAGGACTGATAGATTGCACCCGACACAGAAATTCTTCTACATCAGCTCAATATGGCAATGAAAGACCCACAGATGGAGCCCAAAGAGCTCACTACGAATCGTAAAGCGTTTTTGGTGAATCTGGACCAAAATGTATATGGCACTTTTGCTGAAATCGGAGCAGGTCAGGAAGTCGCACGGCATTTCTTCAAGGTTGGCGGAGCTGCTGGGACCATCGCCAAAAGCATGTCGGCTTACGACATGAAATTCAGTGACGAAATTTACGGAAAAGCATCCCGCTATGTTTCACGTGAGCGTTTGATACAAATGCTCGATCACGAATATGCGCTTTTGAACGAGCGTTTGTCTGCAGACCGGGGCAAAGACAGCACTTTCTTTGTTTATGCCAATACTGTGGCGGCGGCGAGTTATCACAGCAATAAGAACTGTCATGGTTGGATGGGGATGCGATACCAGATTAGGCCGGAAGCACCGCCCAACGATATTATTGTTCATGTACGCATGTGGGATAAAACTCCAACTGCTCAGCAGGAAGCACTTGGCATGTTTGGGGTCAACTTTATCTGGGCTTCGCTGATTTACTTCGAAGACATTGATATGTTTGTCTCTTCCCTCATTGACCATCTGGGAATTGAGCGAATTGAAGTTGATATGCTGGAATTCCACGGTCCCGATTTCAAAAAATTGGATAATCGCATTGTGGCGATGAAACTAGTTGAGAATGGACTGACTAATGCCGTCATGTTTGGCCCTGATGGTAATGTACGACAGCCCTCCGAGGAACTTTACAAGAAATGCATTTTGGTTGAACGCGGCTCATTTCGCCCTGTTACTCATGTCAATCTCGATATGTTGACCTGTGCTGGCGCGCAATTTGTGCAGGAAGATGGTGTTCAGGGTGAAGAAGTCATGGCCATGCTGGAAATGACGATGAAAAACCTGCTGGGCAAGGACGAACAGATCGACTACGACGATTTCAAAGCCCGCATTGATACGATTTCAGCACTTGGCTATCATGTCCTGGTTTCCAATTACATGGAGTATTACCGGCTGAGTGCCTACTTTCGCCGATTCACTCAAAAGACAGTTGGAATGGTTCTCGGCATTAACCACCTTCAGGCTATCTTTGATGAAGATTATTACGACCATCTTGATGGAGGTATTTTGGAGTCAGTCGGACGCTTATTTAAGGCAAATGTAAAGATGTACGTCTATCCAATGAAAGGTGAAGGCTACAATAGCTTTATCACAGGATCTAATGAGAAGACATCATCTGATAACTTTGCCAGGGAAATGGTTATCACGGCCGACAATTTGAAGGTCCAGTCTGATCTACGACATCTATATGCATATTTGCTGGAAAACCATTACATCGAGCCAGTTGTTGGAGCTAACATATCGCATTTAGAGATTTTCTCACGTGAAACTCTGAAACAGATCGCTGAAGGTGATCCTGAGTGGGAAAAGTCGGTTCCGCGGGAAGTAGTCGATGTTATTAAAGAGCGAAATTTTTGGGGATATTCGGAAAAAAATGACGAATAAGTTGGCAAAATTTGCAACCACTCACATGATTGAATATTCTCAATAGTATTCTCACTTCCTGCATGCATAAAGGTCTGTTTCATAGGCCAGGATTCACCTTGGTCGAGCTGCTTGTGGTCATCGCAATTGTCGGCGTATTGGCTTCACTGC
The Rubellicoccus peritrichatus DNA segment above includes these coding regions:
- a CDS encoding PEP-CTERM sorting domain-containing protein; amino-acid sequence: MNSTATTFRTLLLTCALITSFVSSIRSYAVTFTWQEDSGTLNGLFTDAAHWTPGGGPPGAPDDAVINFDNSGVAYTVSINGTIRSLNNLTLSSADAILAINATTAGSGLTVANGFTNSGTIRLDGNNDTGEAAFLTITTGSLTNDGTFDFDSSSDSLDFTGGLINNGSVNIRDAGVDFNGGSANQFTNNAVFTIENTGSLTIDNSNETFTQAGGTLVNDGAFNMTNATFVFSGGNVTGNTLALGSNADLEIAGTGTGSLDVTFTGAGHDFTGDVHSGQQILIQSTTASATVTSASGFTNDGTIILDGNNDTGETSSLILTSGSLTNNGALTFDTSSDVIAFTGGLINNGTVAVSDAGVALNGGAANQFTNNSAFTINSGASIVIDNASETFTQAAGTLANDGSFNITNASFIFSGGNVTGNTLNFGSNSDLEITGTGTGSLDVTFTGAGHDFTGDLHSGQQLLIQSTTASATVTSASSFINDGTIILDGNNDTGETSSLILTTGSLTNNGALTFDSSSDAIAFTGGLINNGTVAVSDAGVALNGGAANQFTNNSAFTINSGASIVIDNASETFTQAAGTLANNGSFDITNATFVFSGGNVTGNTLNFGSNSDLEITGTGTGSLDVTFTGAGHDFTGDVHAGQQLLIQTTTASATVTSASGFTNDGTIILDGNTDVGETSSLILTTGSLTNNGTLTFDTSSDAIAFTGGLINNGIVTVGDAGVALNGGAVNQFTNNAAFTINSGASIFIDNSSETFTQANGTLANNGAFNMTSATFEYTGGTITGNAISLGTNADLDLQHDGAGVFTFTNGGHDLSGNVAAAQTINITATTANATVTAANGFTNAGTINFNGNTDVGETAQLTVSSGTLNNTGTINFNSTQDSHNLIATLANSGTVTVNDFGVAITGTFTNESGGTVMGAGSFAVSGGDFINNGTIAPGNSIGTLTINDNVDNSSTSVLTLELATGPTNDLLVVNGSFEIDGELELTLLGGYIPGISDVFTVVQASSILGSIGDFTNVAGDGSFSFLGGTGFARIAGNDIELFDISIVPEPSIAALLIGSCGLLAFLRRRKRG
- the sppA gene encoding signal peptide peptidase SppA; this translates as MTNNERHTARNMTIRKPRDKKPNIFLSSLLGNLAAMSIMAGLFFGGGIYLLVVLSLAAGGQEKASVPNNAVLVVDLWMNISDSPPVNDVGNIFDEAIWGPSTRNLYLLEVVDAIDRAATDDRIEALFLQGSLLPENYGSGLAALREVRDAIGRFKASGKAVYAYTTDPSLRDFYLMSTADNLTMNPFGVLGLNGLASEMMFLGNAFDKYGIGVQTTRVGKYKSAVEVFTEEKMSPANREQVAELLTDIWEQIVFDIADSRAVDPEELLELANTRGFFSAETALEMGLVDEVGYFDEVIDELETVADFDWDYDTFEQIGIATYIKSEGFRSKTDIFSSASKVAVVYAEGDIVGGEGFPDQVGGERLARELRSLRDDPDVAAIVLRVNSPGGSAVAAELIQREIVLAQNAGMPVIVSMGSLAASGGYWISASADKIYAEPTTITGSIGVWGLMFNFKDLANEHGVTFDGVKTSEFADLYTISREKTVEEMALIQEFTDFIYDEFIEKVATGRGMTLEAVQEIAQGRVWTGEQAHEIGLVDELGGLEDAISYAAKASDLGDDWMVIQVPEKRNLSEAISEFLAAPDGEAPVVSVQPSVFGSTLTRLRSELDTLRAFNDPRGIYARLPFQISF
- a CDS encoding TonB-dependent receptor — encoded protein: MKDPQMEPKELTTNRKAFLVNLDQNVYGTFAEIGAGQEVARHFFKVGGAAGTIAKSMSAYDMKFSDEIYGKASRYVSRERLIQMLDHEYALLNERLSADRGKDSTFFVYANTVAAASYHSNKNCHGWMGMRYQIRPEAPPNDIIVHVRMWDKTPTAQQEALGMFGVNFIWASLIYFEDIDMFVSSLIDHLGIERIEVDMLEFHGPDFKKLDNRIVAMKLVENGLTNAVMFGPDGNVRQPSEELYKKCILVERGSFRPVTHVNLDMLTCAGAQFVQEDGVQGEEVMAMLEMTMKNLLGKDEQIDYDDFKARIDTISALGYHVLVSNYMEYYRLSAYFRRFTQKTVGMVLGINHLQAIFDEDYYDHLDGGILESVGRLFKANVKMYVYPMKGEGYNSFITGSNEKTSSDNFAREMVITADNLKVQSDLRHLYAYLLENHYIEPVVGANISHLEIFSRETLKQIAEGDPEWEKSVPREVVDVIKERNFWGYSEKNDE